One Romboutsia sp. 13368 genomic window carries:
- the smpB gene encoding SsrA-binding protein SmpB — protein sequence MAGTKTLATNRKARHEYFIEETYECGIELKGTEVKSIRQGKVNLTDGYASVDNSEVFIKQVHISPYEQGNRFNVDPLRVRKLLLHKHEIRKLIGATTVKGYSLIPLSMYLKNGKVKVELALAKGKKLHDKRQDLAKKDAQRTIERELRGKY from the coding sequence ATGGCAGGAACTAAAACATTAGCTACAAATAGAAAAGCAAGACATGAGTACTTTATAGAAGAAACTTATGAATGTGGTATCGAATTAAAAGGTACAGAAGTAAAATCAATCAGACAAGGGAAAGTAAACTTAACTGATGGATATGCATCTGTAGATAATAGCGAAGTATTTATAAAACAAGTTCATATAAGCCCATACGAGCAAGGAAATAGATTTAATGTTGACCCATTAAGAGTAAGAAAATTATTACTTCATAAACATGAAATAAGAAAGCTTATAGGGGCAACAACTGTTAAAGGATATTCATTAATTCCTTTAAGCATGTATCTTAAAAATGGTAAAGTTAAAGTAGAATTAGCTTTAGCAAAAGGTAAAAAGTTACACGATAAACGTCAAGACTTAGCTAAAAAAGATGCACAAAGAACAATAGAAAGAGAACTTAGAGGAAAGTACTAA
- a CDS encoding FtsK/SpoIIIE domain-containing protein translates to MGLFGESGSGKSTTLKTILTQLVLNYKPSELQLY, encoded by the coding sequence ATAGGACTATTTGGAGAGAGTGGGAGTGGTAAAAGTACAACATTAAAGACTATATTAACTCAATTAGTATTAAATTATAAACCAAGTGAATTACAGTTATAT